The Lolium rigidum isolate FL_2022 chromosome 2, APGP_CSIRO_Lrig_0.1, whole genome shotgun sequence genomic interval CGAGGATGGCGCATCCGCTCCTATCAAAGGAAGGCCACCAGCGACTAGCACCCACCGAGGAGGCCGCCGCTAAGCGCGCATCGGTGGAGCCGTCGCCGTCGAGCACACATCAGTGGAGGCCGTAGCCGAGCATATGGAGGTGTGAGCGCGAGGAGGCCTCTGCCGAGAAAATGGAGGCGTGAGCGTGATGATGAGTCCGGCTTACAGCCCCATGATTGCTTGAGTGTTTTCCTCTCCCCCTACATCGACTTCTATTTGTTGATTTTGATGGAGATACTTGTTGTTTTTTGAATCTGAACTATACTATCCTAGTTGCATGCGTCTCCAGTTTTTAGAGGACGAAGATTTTTATCGCTTTTCAACTAGGCATTGGAATTTGGCAGCTAGGCACATGGAATTCGGCAATTAGACGGCTGGAATTTGACAATATTGGCAAATGTGGTAGCTACTGCTAATTAACCGGGTAGCTATCACTAATTAATCTGGTAGCTGGATTTTTTTAAAAGAAATTGGCATTTGTATTAGAAAATCCGATAGGCATTGTCAAGTAACCTGGTAATTGCCTCTGTTACAAATCCTGGCATTTTGTTTTTAAAAGTCTGAAACTAGCTGTTGTCGAATAACCTGATAATTGTTATAAAAAACAGGTAGCTACTGTAAATAATTCGGTAATTGTCGCTGTCCATAAGCATGCTGTTTTTTACACAGAAAATGTGCTAGGCATGCAAAAGGCTCGTTTCGAGGACGCGGTAGTAACTGGTCAACTGGGCCAGCGGGGCAGGGGCGCAGGGCCACGTGCAAGAGACACGCGGGGCTGATTCGCTTTTTTCAGAGAAAAAGCGGGACGTGATTAGGTGCCGCCCCACGGATCGACGAATATGCGGCGCCGCCGCGTAGCAAGGTCCAAGAATGAAAAGCCGGCATTGTTGAACGATGCGAACAAGGGTTCTCAAACAAACACGGTTTGACTGTGACTGGATGTCCCACCGACTCCAAAACCGAACCGACCTATCACTGCCGGCCCTTGCTAAAATAAATCTATCCCCTGCAGTGTCCTCGCACGGCACGCCATAGGAACAAGAATCTCCTCTCTGCTGCTGATTGTTCTGATCGCCCACGAGAGCTCCGCCTAGCTCGCTGCTGCTTGTTGCGTTGGTCGGAGGTTGGAATTAGCCGTCGGCGAAGATGATCGAGGTGGTGCTGAACGACCGGCTGGGGAAGAAGGTGCGCGTCAAGTGCAACGAGGACGACACGATCGGCGACCTGAAGAAGCTGGTGGCGGCGCAGACGGGGACGCGCGCCGACAAGATCCGCATCCAGAAGTGGTACAACGTCTACAAGGACCACATCACCCTCGCCGACTACGAGATCCACGACGGCATGGGCCTCGAGCTATACTACAACTAGCGATCGATCGAGAGTAACTTGTGTGTGTGTCTACTCGATCTCCGCCTAGTCTTTCTATTTGCCGATTGAATTCTGTTATTATGATGCAGCAGGGTGATTTTGCTGTATATATGTGACTTAAAGTGTGATACTATCTCGTTCTGTTACGATCTGAAAGGTAATTTGGAGTGAATTTTTGTTGATGTATCGATATCCTGATCAGACTCGTGTTCTCAAATATCCCGACTTGTTTTTCCTTCTTGACTTGGCCTTTTATGTTCGTTGTTGTTCTGTCTGAAACTCTGCTCAGTAGGCTGAGCAAGCATTTAGGATGTCCGTATGCGGAGTACTGAAAATTGTTATGCTTAAAACGAAATAGTCCGGATTGTATGTTTTCTTTTCCGCATTTTGCTAAACCTTTTCTTAAATAATAGTTTGAGACAAAATTTGCCTCCTTTCCTTGTGTAAACGGTGTGATACAATGTAATTGTGGGGGAACCGGCTCAACCCTCCAAGGGGTggcctatcacatatatatatatgggtgtGTCATACAAGAGTACATAGGTACAATATACAGAAGCTATACatagtctaacaccctccctcaatcttagccACTTCCTAGAGAATCAAGAAGGGTAAGATTGCGCCTACATGCCTCAAACTGTGGCAAAGGCAACGGTTTagtgaagatgtcagcaagttgATCTTTCGAAGAGATGAACCTGATCTGGAGTTGCTTCTGTGACACACGTTCCCGTACAAAGTGATAATCAACTTCAATGTGTTTCATTCGTGCATGGAATACCGGATTAGCAGAAAGGTACGTAGCAccgatgttatcacaccaaagTATAGCAGGTTGTGATTGGGATATACCCAATTCCTGAAGCAAAGACTGCACCCATATTACTTCTGCAGTAGCGTCACCAACCGCCTTATACTCAGCTTCGATCGCTGCGAGAAACAGTCGCCTGCTtgcgagcactccaggcgatcaaagTAGAGCCATAGAATACCGCAtagccccccgtggatcgcctgtcaTCCGGACTGCCAGCCCAGTCCGCATCAGAGAAGGCTGAAAGAACCCCAGAAGGATGAGGCCGGATGTGAAGGCCATAAGACACCGTGAGTCTGATATAGCGCAAAATTCGCTTAACAGCAGACCAATGGGTGTCACGAGGCGCCTGTAAATACTGACAAACTCGATTGACAGCAAAAGAAATATCTGGTCTCGTAATCGTCAAGTACTGAAGACCACCAACAATACTCCTATAGTCCGTAGCATCAGCAGAGGATAACAGCTCACCATCAACGGCCGTAATTTTGTCAGTGGTAGACATGGGTGTAGTCGCCGTTTTGCACTTAAGCATCCCAGCCCGCTGAAGCAATTCCAAGGAGTACTTCTTTTGTGTCATAAGTAGGCCATGAGCACTAGGAGAAACCTCAACACCAAGAAAGTAATGAAGTTTACCAAGATCTTTGACGAGAAAATCAGCACCAAGAGAACGAACAAGGGCATCGAGCGGCAACCGGAGATGAACTGACTAgaataatatcatccacatagaccaGTAGGTACATAGTGACCTCAGGCTTCTGAAGGAGAAATAAAGAGGAGTCAGCTGTAGACGGCGCAAAACCATGAGCACGAAGGGCGGTTGCAAGACGAGCATGCGAGGCACGAGGAGCTTGCTTCAAACCATATAGTGCCTTGGTGAGACGACAGATATAATCAGGATGAGCAGGGTCAGCAAAACCAGGCGGCTGGCGCATATAAACCTCTTCCTCCAGAActccatgaagaaaggcattctGCACATCCAACTGACGAAGAGACCAACCACGAGTCACAGCAATAGACAGAAGCAACCTGATGGTGGTAGGCTTGACCACTGGACTGAAGGTATCTTCATAGTCAAGACCATAACGCTGACGAAAACCCCTGgcaaccactacaagaaaagttgccatggccgacgaagttgaagNNNNNNNNNNNNNNNNNNNNNNNNNNNNNNNNNNNNNNNNNNNNNNNNNNNNNNNNNNNNNNNNNNNNNNNNNNNNNNNNNNNNNNNNNNNNNNNNNNNNtttggccaccaacgatatatagatgatcgagagagagagattgaaatccccaagaatatgttcaaatatacattaaaacatatgcacgaatgcatggtaggacatgcatgcacactaattatatatatatattatgaggcaacttaatcaaatgtgttttcattcgagagaacttgtcaaaattagagttaattaatttatcacgataattatataattaattaatgaatctcagggatatgttattgttgactgccaaaacccaccggcgggcagcggccttgtcaacaccgtagagccgggaagagcctagagctgcggctggctgagacccctccgagcgacggcccgcaatgctcttctggtcacacgcggcgctgcggcgtgcaagggcgtgccacccgacctatacctggtcggaaggtgatggggatgcctcgcttagtttcccgcagggcatacatgtaaacattaaatacgagcctcgatcggctctcaggttatcctgtgaatcggctcaaagagccgatccacccatgattcgtacggggtgcacgaatacttggtggtcctacttgatcaagatgaagctaatgagatctacgacgatttagggttttcaccgcataatcggatcatcctactccaggttgggcctcgcggccacgcacggtgctcgtaagccgatcctaaacaaggcctaaaaaccaacatgaagttggtcctcggaacatcccgtttaggacttgcgaacgccaccctacgtgccactggatcctccccccctttgtaaggcctaactattgcggtatattaaactaatccttgtagaacaaggagcaatcgtaacggatcagatctactaaataatgatcaagcgggtgccgccccacacccgagataggcgtgagggcggctagatatgcaagggttgcactacgtaagcatgcttaaacgaagaacaatgctaaccctaacacatctaatgataactacgttgctcgccatcaaaagcgcttcaggacgagcaacgcatgaacaacgtgggcttgtgctgcctagatcgcaagatgcgatctaggcaagcatgtcgctacccgatagaaaccctcgagacgaaggagttggcgatgcgccgagattggtttgttttggggttgaacgtgagttgttgtttattccataaaccctaggtacatatttatagtccaggggactttctaacgtgggaatatcccatcgtgcacgatacaaactctaacccttatctaaaataataagctactaaataaagatacacgggcaattcagcccaaaacccttcgtgccaggccgcttcagaaatcttccacatgtaatcttccaagcccggcccacctctggatttgtctaaaatctggtgataacagttatacaacatgatcgatataggccatgtatatattaattggtgttaatctaaggtttgctagctagctgctatatatagagcatgtttttattagatcgggttatagctagtatactttagggttatgtgttttcattaagtagggttgattagctatggttagttacatatatatggtttaggttaatgcatggcacatttaatttaattagaggaccgcgaggcacctcggcatgcttgatgcacaattaagtgtcgttggcctatatatagggtttaattagggtttagggttagggttagggtttagggtatagggtttagtgtttagggtgtttagggtttagggattagggattagggtttcagggttgtataaggtttagggatcatcgatcgagtgcgcacacacattattagaggcaccccgcgcctttgcgcataaagtgcatgcgtatagtttagggttatttgttttaattaagtagggtttgatcagctagggttagttacatatatatggtttagggttaatgcatggcacattacatatagtttaaatctcaagaatgtttatacatgataggccatacgtgcaaaggaatttttttccccgtgaacttgtcaaaattcaagtttatcagtgccaatggaaactagtccaaaaaattacatagaggaccaaaagtactagacaataactaatagaactcgcaactttacaaaaaggaccccaaaacatatagaagaaaatcaatcgagtccttctcgaccgcacatcgatctctcgctcgcatcctttccagcaactccgtcgccgggacgcaccacttgggacggtgtcgccggtagtcgccagacgaaggagaagaaaggcctcagcaacggcatattggcctcgagaagggccgccgaaaggccaagatgtgcacgggcaagacggatgacgccgtcgtatgccccgagcttgtgaactttagcagcttgacttccccattggccggatccgaagcaccgaccaaagcaagcctcaccgttagcgccatcacattgatggcaccggatcgaggtttggccggcaagatccgccggattcaccacagccggatccgaagccgatgacgagatccccgactctatTGCGCCAttccgctcatgggaaacaccggatctaagcttacaacaacactaactccctcggatccaaattagccgactcaactttgcttatctaaatatggatgtatccacacatgtttttactctagatacatacacgtctaaggaaagttgaatcaattaatttagttcggagggtgtacaatatacgagagaagtcggcctcgtctccgccggcgaggccgccggagagaagggggagaggagccggggagtgggaaagactcgagggagaaagagaagaggaagaaatgagagctccccggggaagaacattatttttgtcgttcgctcgtagcttgaaaccgaaaatttcggccgcgcgccaaatcatcccgccgcatccattcgaaaatcccgtgaccagttttacccttttaaccccggtccggaagctacaacccaccgaccatggagggctcattcggtaacaatgaaatatcttgcctagatcccgaaccctccccacaagcccacacccacccaccaaccattcgccccattagctcaaaaatactctcacacgccaaagctctgactctctacagtactagattcgctcgccgccggcatactcctccacagcagtagccttgatcgtgttggctgtccacccacctgatccgctccccgccgccctcgtcaccgacggatccgcttcaccgccgacctcgccaccgacggattctgcttcaccgccgacttcgccaccgacggatctgcttcaccgccgacctcgccaccgactacctcggcgcagtcggctgtatcaacttcaccgaatcccttgccagccaaccagatccgcttcactaacgcccgcttctaccgaaacagggtcgattcatcgtctcccgcgttcgccgctggaatgcaagttgccgccctcgtccaccccgccgcagcttggttagtacgctggcccgttagatcgcggtgtttctttagccatgttttgtgtagttatttgcagatctcatatgccgttaactttcttgatgtgttgcttcgcatgaagtttgtttaaatattgtacaagtacaaaagcattatccggtcgctaccatcccgttcattctatcgacaccgtgtgcatccacatatttatagccttatacccattcatttgctgccaactgtttttgtactgcatgctattatcgcactgcttttatagtcatgctatgggcatttccaatctgcttgttcttataccacgtcattagctcaccgctagccgctagctgttttctcgtgtctgctattctcacactgcttttataatcatgctatgtgcatttccaatctgctttctattatacctcgtctttagcttatatagttattgccgcgtgcatgtctggtctttgtattatcatagactgacttgtcaatgttatttttcctagggattgatcatgcgaaccacttattagaacatccaacattaacaaatgggacgctagggaaggttggaatctgagttcttggttggtaattttggcagtttacttccgttattatctataacctatatgcattgttccttatgcaagagattaacacttggaaccctgccatagcaatgccattcatgctttactatgtttctacctatttgatatgcttgtcttggagaaactgcgaaggtgatttgaacctgacatttggtcattcttaatgccgagcttactttatgtggaaaaccttggcattaccctactctaaatcgaatgtccgaaattcgtatctcatgcaaagcaacatctagttggtcttAATCCGATAtctcggtaaatattggcttattcatttggcagctcaagttttttgttatttgaaaccagtcgactttgtcttaaatgtgatatctaaacacagattaaggacaatggagcaggaggattagcatttcacttgatggccgaacctaaaatgacaggcatgttgaccacgactagtgcacgcaagagaaggacctgcaacgagccgagtatgtgcttagtacatgcatcttatcttatcttgtgcttatttcgctacatgtcgttatccgatctctacattgcgtaatacatgtttgaatagttaattgttgtaactatgtttgcaatgttaccgaatGCAGCTTTAATGAAgcaatcatcattagaagatagtcgccaaaaaaggatctcgtagcgacctcgtgcaacattatgatgtaagtttgtgcttagtacaagttccatacattgtcttatttatgcaactagttattatcttatatctacattgcataataaatgtttgcatagttcatcgtttaactctttttgcattattatcgaatgcgttttgatgaagcaatcttcattagaagtgaggcccacaaaaacttcgatatttcttccgatgcatcttctcatagccgtcaacctagacctttgctttcatcaaacaagtaaatatctcaaggtctgtactttataaaagacatggtattgtctGCTTTAAGATCTCATGagtcgatatgttgacaaagagtacacaagattcaatcaaagcgattgccaaatgtcaacgtgttattgatgatgctaatagaagtcctcaatgattctatgtaatttttttatttgggcacatgaattgccttgtaattttcctactttttttatttgtgtatgtaattgtgtgtatcattgatatcgattttaggctcatgaaatttaatgcatgttgactagtcaaacaagtagggcactacaacagattgggccggcccacttacagtagtgtgggacccactttcattttgggccggcccacttctttagtaggccggccctgttacacgatagtgggatccacatgcttattgggccggcccactatcttgttgggccagcccatttggtatatggtggtcccacatggtaaatgggccggccctttaacagaaggtgggacccacatgtgcttttggcc includes:
- the LOC124687645 gene encoding ubiquitin-like protein 5, whose protein sequence is MIEVVLNDRLGKKVRVKCNEDDTIGDLKKLVAAQTGTRADKIRIQKWYNVYKDHITLADYEIHDGMGLELYYN